In Zhaonella formicivorans, one DNA window encodes the following:
- a CDS encoding helix-turn-helix transcriptional regulator, protein MRIVEIVKKHGPITGEEIASKLDLTRATLRPDLAILTMSGILDARPRVGYYYSGKSSQALIADELKRIKVDEIKSMPIVIKESTSVYDAIVTMFIEDVGSLYVVDVEGGLTGVVSRKDLLRQSLGQGDLHKMPVSVIMTRMPNIVTVEPHETAYEAARKIIEHEVDGLPVVKKTGKPDGKDKLEVVGRFTKTNITKLFVELSEGI, encoded by the coding sequence ATGCGGATTGTGGAGATTGTAAAAAAACATGGGCCAATAACCGGCGAAGAGATAGCAAGCAAACTGGATTTAACCAGGGCTACGTTAAGGCCGGATCTGGCGATCCTTACTATGTCAGGAATTTTGGATGCACGCCCCAGGGTAGGTTATTATTATTCCGGAAAATCCTCCCAGGCTTTGATTGCTGATGAACTGAAGAGGATTAAAGTTGACGAGATAAAATCCATGCCTATCGTGATCAAGGAAAGCACTTCTGTATATGATGCCATAGTGACCATGTTTATCGAAGATGTTGGCTCCCTTTATGTGGTCGATGTGGAAGGAGGTTTGACGGGAGTAGTTTCGCGGAAGGATTTGCTGCGCCAATCCCTTGGCCAAGGGGATCTGCATAAAATGCCGGTCAGCGTAATCATGACAAGGATGCCCAATATTGTTACGGTTGAACCCCACGAAACAGCGTATGAAGCTGCAAGGAAAATAATAGAACATGAAGTGGATGGATTACCTGTGGTGAAAAAGACCGGCAAACCCGACGGAAAAGATAAGCTGGAGGTGGTTGGCCGTTTTACTAAAACCAATATCACCAAGCTTTTTGTTGAACTGAGTGAAGGCATCTAA